From Vanrija pseudolonga chromosome 1, complete sequence, a single genomic window includes:
- the TFCD gene encoding Tubulin-folding cofactor D, whose protein sequence is MSNPPIEDDADPTYSHFAHRAEFEAQLARFLAIDVGGTPSASEDDAEVRLVNSLGAILDYYLPMPGLLDPALDSIVPPLMVALASALGSKAAANGARLARVGRLVNWVVKVRGWKAVVPHFPSSIVHLGVLIDVLSAPSSPRPSDAAADTDDWELRAVLLLWLALLLTVPFSLSALSDESTPTRLDIPTHARLFSQPTPDLAVRVTLLALPLLHRPGREGGYAALVLARLFAREDAVHGLQGFFDWAAAELREGEREAEANLVASLLTLLALLPGMADERHLPAQAAFLNDILVPHLAGGRTSQSSGLIRKLAVKARGRWWLARLGRGLRHDADAELPDGIEEQLDDLMSGLGDRDTIVRYSSAKYLGRISALLPPELSDQIVLATIGLFAGTDDEPVVETAFGTVVDPGGSTASGGAMGLGGSEATRGEARWHGVCLAVAELARRGLLDADAVAEVTPWVVKALTFDLRRASHSIGSNVRDAASYVLWSLSRASPPEQLSAAADKIATSLVCVAVFDREVGVRRAASAAFQEGVGRLGLYPAGIDVLAKTDFYSVSVRRKAFTVAAPAVAEHAVYRAAMREFLHNITLRHWDIAMRTAGAAALKAILALSSPDEVSDSITRELAQVPSLDSCSAHGALAALTQIASLTGDATKAKLLASLDAVRAAALLSTDAADIITAGCELIAATLTPTVDLAPVPRFFEAATRRREAPVHEALADACQRLSEVRDATPQVLKSIDELKSARAAQRQAAALCLGHFQYKSHVAAEAPLAALLGLLAPEAKSDVETKRNAVRSLADLSCQRDPDGTLLLRPEGTTSVAQALVAALDDYTTDQRGDVGSWVRTAAVLALGRVIGGAASAATPADLVSQELFDAAISGIVKQALEKLQVVRDASTTTWAVLLEAKADQVWDWPGANVFATAPPPTDPRHTDQWFSAGLEVFRTRYRPAAVSGILQSAGGSVSSTERSCAALLKWLRDLGPADSALLDGVLGDIVSLLANNFSSNRIAVPALTTIGRLFDAGIATWPASQSHEVVPVPALYSRALALAARGASQIKSIDRLTAAMRVVVASLVLPFDGVRAKAADALLPFLAHRFPRIRMLTSEALYTTLTTDGDIDEELEEVILETEWTAPDGVDEAPRVVQLVREHLARS, encoded by the exons ATGTCCAACCCGCCAATAGAGGACGACGCAGACCCGACCTACTCGCACTTTGCTCATAGGGCAGAGTTcgaggcgcagctcgcgcgcttTCTTGCGATCGACGTGGGGGGtacgccgagcgcaagcgaggacgacgccgaggtacGGCTGGtcaactcgctcggcgcgatc ctcgactaCTACCTCCCCATGcccggcctgctcgacccaGCGCTGGACAGCATAGTCCCCCCACTCATGGTCGCCCTGGCCTCGGCCCTCGGCTCGAAAGCGGCCGCGAACGGCGCACGGCTGGCTCGCGTCGGCAGACTGGTCAACTGGGTCGTCAAGGTCCGCGGGTGGAAGGCGGTCG TGCCGCACTTTCCCAGCTCGATCGTGCACCTCGGGGTGCTCATCGACGTGCTGTCGGCGCCTTCGTCCCCGAGGCCGtcggacgccgccgccgacacggacgactgggagctgcgcgccgtcctcctcctgtggctcgcgctcctcctcaccgtGCCCTTCTCCCTCTCTGCGCTGTCGGACGagtcgaccccgacgcggcTCGACATCCCGACGCACGCGCGCCTCTTCTCGCAGCCCACGCCGGACCTCGCCGTGCGCGTcacgctgctcgccctcccgCTCCTCCACCGACCaggccgcgagggcgggtACGCCGCGCTGGTGCTTGCGCGCCTGTTCGCGCGAGAAGACGCAGTGCACGGCCTGCAGGGGTTCTTTGACTgggcggccgccgagctgcgcgagggcgagcgcgaggcagaggccaacctcgtcgcgtcgctgctcaccctgctcgccctcctcccggGCATGGCGGACGAGCGCCACCTCCCCGCGCAGGCGGCGTTCCTAAACGACATCCTCGTCCCCCACCTGGCCGGCGGGCGCACGTCCCAGTCCTCCGGGCTCATCCGCAAGCTGGCAGTCAAGGCCcgcgggcggtggtggctcgcgcgcctcggccgcgggctccggcacgacgccgacgccgagctgcccgacgGGATtgaggagcagctcgacgacctcatgTCTGGCCTCGGGGACCGGGACACGATCGTGCGCTACTCGAGCGCAAAGTATCTCGGGCGCATCTCGGCGCTGCTCCCGCCCGAGCTGTCGGACCAGATCGTGCTCGCAACGATAGGCTTGTTCGCCGgcacggacgacgagcccgtcgtcgagacggCGTTCGGGACCGTTGTTGACCCTGGAGGCAGTACtgcgtcgggcggcgcgatggGCCTCGGCGGGTCGGAAGCGACGCGCGGCGAAGCGCGCTGGCACGGTGTTTGTCTTGCTGTCGctgagctcgcgcgccgcggcctgctggacgccgacgcagtgGCAGAGGTCACGCCGTGGgtcgtcaaggcgctcaCGTTtgacctgcgccgcgcgtcgcaTTCCATCGGGTCGAAtgtgcgcgacgcggcgtcgtaCGTTCTGTGGTCGCTCTCACGCGCGAGCCCGCCGGAGCAgctgtccgccgccgcggacaaGATCGCGACGAGTCTGGTCTGCGTGGCGGTGTTCGaccgcgaggtcggcgtgcgccgcgccgcgtccgccgcgtTCCAGGAGGGCGTTGGCCGGCTGGGGCTGTACCCCGCCGGCATTGACGTGCTCGCCAAGACCGACTTCTACTCGGTCAGCGTGCGCCGCAAGGCGTTCACGGTCGCTGCGcccgcggtcgccgagcacgcggtGTACCGCGCCGCGATGCGCGAGTTCCTGCACAACATAACCCTGCGGCACTGGGATATCGCGATGCgcacggccggcgcggcggccctcAAGGCGATCCtggcgctgtcgtcgcccgaCGAGGTGTCCGACTCGATCACGCGCGAGCTGGCACAGGTGCCGAGCCTCGACTCGTGCAGCGCGcatggcgcgctcgcggcacTGACGCAGATTGCCTCGCTcacgggcgacgcgacgaaGGCAAAA CTGCTGGCGTCTCTCGATGCTgttcgcgccgctgcgctcctgtccaccgacgccgcggacATCATCACGGCCGGGTGCGAGCTCATCGCGGCAACGCTCACGCCGACGGTTGACCTCGCGCCTGTGCCGCGCTTCTTTGAGGCTGCCACCCGCCGGCGAGAAGCGCCTGTGCACGAGGCTCTGGCAGACGCGTGTCAACGCCTCAGCGAGGTCCGCGATGCCACTCCCCAAGTGCTCAAGTCGATCGACGAGTTGAAGTCTGCTCGTGCGGCACAGCGGCAGGCTGCGGCGCTGTGCCTCGGACACTTCCAGTACAAGTCGCATGTGGCGGCTGAGGCTCCACTGGCCGCGTTGCTGGGACTGCTGGCCCCTGAAGCCAAG TCCGACGTCGAGACAAAACGCAACGCCGTCCGCTCGCTTGCCGACCTCTCGTGCCAGCGGGATCCGGACGGCACCCTCCTGCTCCGGCCCGAGGGCACCACCAGCGTCGCTCAGGCACTCGTGGCGGCGTTAGACGACTACACGACGGATCAGCGAGGCGACGTCGGCTCATGGGTGCGCAcagcggcggtgctggcgctgggtcGGGTGATTGGTGGCgctgcctcggccgccacACCCGCAGACCTCGTCTCGCAGGAGCTGTTTGATGCTGCTATCTCGGGTATCGTCAAGCAGGCGCTGGAGAAGCTCCAGGTCGTGCGTGATGCGTCGACTACGACGTGGGCtgtgctcctcgaggccaaggcggatCAGGTGTGGGACTGGCCTGGCGCGAATGTCTTTGCCACGGCTCCGCCGCCCACAGACCCTCGTCACACAGATCAGTGGTTCAGCGCTGGTCTGGAGGTCTTCCGCACACGATACCGCCCCGCCGCTGTATCTGGCATTCTCCAGAGTGCAGGCGGTAGCGTGTCATCG ACGGAACGCTCCTGCGCGGCGCTCCTTAAATGGCTGAGAGACCTTGGacccgccgactcggcgcttctcgacggcgtgtTGGGCGATATTgtctcgctcctcgccaacaACTTTAGCTCGAACCGCATCGCCGTGCCGGCACTAACGACCATCGGGCGGCTGTTCGACGCGGGCATCGCCACCTGGCCAGCGTCGCAGTCTCACGAGGTGGTGCCGGTACCAGCGCTGTACTCGCGGGCActggccctcgccgcgcgcggtgcgtCGCAGATCAAGTCAATCGACCGTTTGACAGCGGCGatgcgtgtcgtcgtcgcgagtCTTGTCCTGCCATTTGACGGTGTgcgcgccaaggcggccgacgcgctcctccccttcctcgcGCACCGCTTCCCGAGG ATCCGCATGCTCACGAGCGAGGCGCTCTACACGACACTCACGACCGACggcgacattgacgaggagctggaggaggtcATCCTCGAGACCGAGTGGACGGcgcccgacggcgtcgacgaggcgccgcgcgtcgtccaGCTTGTCAGAGAGCATCTCGCCCGGAGTTAG